From the genome of Synchiropus splendidus isolate RoL2022-P1 chromosome 17, RoL_Sspl_1.0, whole genome shotgun sequence, one region includes:
- the LOC128748531 gene encoding uncharacterized protein C11orf87 homolog, whose amino-acid sequence MKCVSAIWIYTFKAPGSQTDGFFRYPHARTGVAAALSSQATGVAEYRAKRMSTSSSEDAAAAAVRRCHGGSAANNGTCAEQLSLLPPFSSALALLVLVAVLVGIVLVSMATFHLHKRKLRNRKIQRAQEEYERDSRSPARAAEPARPCVIVRPVRSEEAEEEEEEVKGSSQPDGGKAADAPLDC is encoded by the exons ATGAAATGCGTCAGCGCGATCTGGATTTACACGTTTAAAGCTCCTGGCTCCCAGACCGACGGCTTCTTCAG GTATCCACATGCGCGGACCGGTGTCGCCGCCGCTTTGAGCTCTCAGGCTACCGGGGTCGCAGAGTACAGAGCGAAGCGGATGTCGACCAGCAGCTCggaggacgcggcggcggcggcggtgcgCCGCTGCCACGGCGGATCCGCGGCCAACAACGGCACGTGCGCCGAGCAGCTCAGCCTCCTCCCGCCTTTCTCCTCCGCCCTCGCGCTCCTGGTGCTGGTGGCCGTGCTCGTGGGGATCGTCctggtctccatggcaaccttCCACCTACACAAGCGGAAGCTCCGGAACCGGAAGATCCAGCGCGCGCAGGAGGAATACGAGCGCGACAGTCGCAGCCCAGCGCGCGCGGCGGAGCCCGCGAGGCCGTGCGTCATCGTCCGGCCCGTCCGAAGCGAggaagcggaggaggaggaggaggaggtgaagggcTCGAGCCAGCCGGATGGCGGGAAAGCGGCGGACGCTCCTCTGGACTGTTGA